The following coding sequences lie in one Streptomyces venezuelae genomic window:
- a CDS encoding TIGR03085 family metal-binding protein produces MSTHAKRERLLLADLLEAEGPEAPTLCEGWRTRDLAAHVVVRERRADAAGGLLIKQLAPRLERVQAEFAAKPYEELIQLIRTGPPRFSPFSLKQIDELSNAVEFYIHTEDVRRARPDWTPRELDPVFADTLWSRLERSARLVGRKAPVGLVLRRPDGQTVVAHRGAPVVTVTGEPSELLLYVYGRQEVADVALDGDKQAIATLHDSKQLGL; encoded by the coding sequence ATGTCGACCCATGCGAAGCGTGAACGACTTCTCCTTGCCGATCTGTTGGAGGCCGAGGGCCCGGAGGCGCCCACTTTGTGCGAGGGCTGGCGGACGCGGGACCTCGCGGCCCACGTGGTGGTGCGCGAGCGCCGCGCGGACGCGGCGGGCGGGCTCCTGATCAAGCAGCTCGCGCCGCGCCTGGAGCGGGTGCAGGCCGAGTTCGCCGCGAAGCCGTACGAGGAACTGATCCAGCTGATCCGTACGGGACCGCCGCGGTTCTCGCCCTTCTCCCTCAAGCAGATCGACGAGCTGTCGAACGCCGTCGAGTTCTACATCCACACGGAGGACGTGCGCCGCGCCCGGCCCGACTGGACGCCCCGCGAGCTGGACCCGGTCTTCGCGGACACCCTCTGGTCCCGCCTGGAGCGCTCGGCCCGCCTGGTGGGCCGCAAGGCCCCGGTGGGGCTTGTGCTGCGCCGCCCGGACGGCCAGACGGTGGTGGCGCACCGGGGTGCGCCGGTGGTGACGGTGACGGGTGAGCCGTCCGAGCTGCTGCTGTACGTGTACGGCAGGCAGGAGGTGGCGGACGTGGCGCTGGACGGCGACAAGCAGGCGATCGCCACGCTGCACGATTCGAAGCAGCTGGGTCTGTGA
- the trpM gene encoding tryptophan biosynthesis modulator TrpM, with protein MSIAARLAPGCRPRGCRAPARRVRGRRVRYHIGSEPGQIPGMRWRRRPERRQS; from the coding sequence ATGTCGATCGCCGCCCGCCTCGCACCCGGCTGCCGCCCCCGCGGCTGCCGGGCGCCCGCGCGGCGCGTGCGGGGCCGGCGAGTGCGGTACCACATCGGCTCGGAGCCGGGCCAGATCCCCGGGATGCGATGGCGACGGCGCCCTGAGCGCCGACAGAGCTGA
- a CDS encoding HGxxPAAW family protein — MAHGHGHTPAAWTGSIIAFVGFCVAGVFMVMANVPGFWAGMAIIAIGALVGGAMRLAGLGQEKRPHRQTASARS; from the coding sequence ATGGCGCACGGCCACGGACACACCCCGGCTGCCTGGACCGGTTCCATCATCGCCTTCGTCGGCTTCTGCGTCGCGGGCGTCTTCATGGTGATGGCCAACGTGCCCGGCTTCTGGGCCGGCATGGCGATCATCGCCATCGGTGCCCTCGTGGGCGGCGCCATGCGCCTCGCGGGCCTCGGCCAGGAGAAGCGTCCGCACCGCCAGACGGCGAGCGCCCGGAGCTGA
- the hisI gene encoding phosphoribosyl-AMP cyclohydrolase, translating into MTSVPPPSSSLDPDIAARLRRSADGLVPAIAQQYDTGEVLMLGWMDDEALHRTLTTGRCTYWSRSRQEYWVKGDTSGHFQYVKEVALDCDADTVLVQVDQIGAACHTGTRTCFDTDVLPVRSVPGEPAPGQ; encoded by the coding sequence ATGACCAGCGTGCCCCCGCCCAGCAGCAGCCTCGACCCGGACATCGCCGCGCGCCTCAGGCGCAGCGCCGACGGGCTCGTCCCCGCCATCGCCCAGCAGTACGACACCGGTGAGGTGCTCATGCTCGGCTGGATGGACGACGAGGCGCTGCACCGCACCCTCACCACGGGCCGCTGCACCTACTGGTCGCGCAGCCGCCAGGAGTACTGGGTCAAGGGCGACACCTCGGGACACTTCCAGTACGTCAAGGAGGTCGCGCTCGACTGCGACGCGGACACCGTCCTCGTCCAGGTCGACCAGATCGGCGCCGCCTGCCACACCGGCACCCGCACCTGCTTCGACACCGACGTGCTGCCCGTGCGGTCCGTGCCCGGCGAGCCCGCCCCCGGTCAGTAG
- a CDS encoding MFS transporter, producing MTTTAAPVAAPARPAHRDPNVLRWLGAYTTSMVGDGIYFVALSWAAARGGSPGQAGLVLAVGAVPRAVLMLGGGVVADRLGPRRVVIGSDAVRCAVLLAAALLLLVASPGIWLLACLALVFGAVDALFLPSVGALPPRITAPDQLGRVQGMRGLAQRVATVVAAPLGGLAVALGGPAAAFAVGGALFVVSLGLLAAVRLRPLPADDAAARGGSPVRQLADGLRYIRGHRLLAPLTLVAAVTELGFAGPANIGLVLLADRRGWGASGMGWIIAGFGVGAGLAALLLAVRGRIPRAGAVLSAGVIAGAVALGCIGFAPSVAAATAAGLCVGLCTGLGGALVAALMQTAADPAYLGRVTSVATLFTMGVAPLCYPVVGAAIGAWGVEPVYAVCAALSATGGVIGLCSRTLRRAELPR from the coding sequence ATGACCACCACGGCCGCCCCCGTCGCCGCACCGGCCCGCCCCGCCCACCGCGACCCCAACGTCCTGCGCTGGCTCGGTGCCTACACCACGTCCATGGTCGGTGACGGGATCTACTTCGTCGCGCTGTCCTGGGCCGCGGCCCGCGGCGGCAGCCCCGGACAGGCCGGTCTCGTCCTCGCCGTCGGAGCCGTGCCGCGCGCCGTGCTCATGCTCGGCGGGGGAGTCGTCGCCGACCGACTCGGCCCCCGCCGCGTCGTGATCGGCAGCGACGCCGTCCGCTGCGCCGTGCTCCTCGCGGCCGCCCTGCTGCTCCTCGTCGCCTCGCCCGGCATCTGGCTGCTCGCCTGCCTCGCCCTCGTCTTCGGCGCCGTCGACGCCCTGTTCCTGCCGAGCGTGGGCGCGCTGCCGCCCCGCATCACCGCGCCCGACCAGCTGGGACGGGTCCAGGGCATGCGGGGCCTCGCGCAGCGCGTCGCCACCGTCGTCGCGGCGCCCCTCGGCGGCCTCGCCGTGGCGCTCGGCGGGCCCGCGGCCGCGTTCGCCGTCGGCGGCGCGCTGTTCGTCGTCTCGCTGGGGCTGCTGGCCGCCGTACGGCTGCGTCCGCTGCCCGCCGACGACGCCGCCGCGCGCGGCGGCTCGCCCGTGCGGCAGCTCGCCGACGGGCTGCGGTACATCCGCGGGCACCGGCTCCTCGCGCCGCTGACGCTCGTCGCGGCGGTGACGGAGCTGGGCTTCGCAGGGCCCGCCAACATCGGCCTGGTGCTCCTCGCCGACCGGCGCGGCTGGGGCGCGTCGGGGATGGGCTGGATCATCGCGGGGTTCGGCGTCGGCGCGGGGCTCGCCGCCCTCCTGCTCGCCGTACGCGGACGGATACCCCGGGCCGGGGCGGTGCTGTCCGCGGGCGTCATCGCCGGCGCGGTCGCCCTGGGCTGCATCGGCTTCGCGCCCTCGGTCGCGGCGGCCACCGCCGCAGGACTCTGCGTGGGGCTGTGCACCGGGCTCGGCGGCGCCCTCGTCGCGGCACTGATGCAGACCGCCGCCGACCCCGCCTATCTGGGGCGCGTCACCTCCGTCGCCACCCTGTTCACCATGGGCGTCGCACCGCTCTGCTACCCGGTCGTCGGCGCGGCGATCGGGGCGTGGGGCGTCGAGCCGGTGTACGCCGTGTGCGCCGCGCTCAGCGCGACGGGCGGCGTCATCGGCCTCTGCTCACGCACCCTGCGCCGCGCCGAACTCCCGCGCTGA
- a CDS encoding DsbA family protein: protein MSEKNREGKRSARERLAEERDRQKARDKQRRALIVGAAVVGVLGLAAVVGLLAANSGDDDKSDTAGPVVAPKGVSDKDGPAIPVGKESAKSTLTIWEDFRCPACKGFEDGYRSTIHELADKGQLKVEYHLATLIDGNMGGSGSKRAANAAACAQDEGKFRPYHDVLFKNQPAETDDAFSKNGKLIELAGQVDGLDNDSFKKCVEDGRHDSWVDKSHKAFQDAKLRGTPTVRLNGKDIFGDQNNPLSPQKLKQKVEEANRN, encoded by the coding sequence GTGAGCGAGAAGAACCGTGAGGGAAAACGATCGGCCCGTGAGCGGCTGGCGGAAGAGCGGGACCGGCAGAAGGCGCGCGACAAGCAGCGCCGGGCACTGATCGTGGGCGCCGCGGTGGTCGGCGTCCTCGGACTCGCCGCCGTGGTGGGGCTGCTCGCCGCCAACTCCGGCGACGACGACAAGAGCGACACGGCGGGGCCGGTGGTCGCGCCCAAGGGAGTGAGCGACAAGGACGGGCCCGCGATCCCCGTCGGCAAGGAGAGCGCCAAGTCCACCCTCACCATCTGGGAGGACTTCCGCTGCCCGGCCTGCAAGGGCTTCGAGGACGGCTACCGCTCGACGATCCATGAGCTGGCCGACAAGGGACAGCTCAAGGTCGAGTATCACCTGGCGACGCTCATCGACGGGAACATGGGCGGCAGCGGCTCCAAGCGCGCGGCCAACGCCGCGGCCTGCGCCCAGGACGAGGGCAAGTTCCGGCCGTACCACGACGTGCTGTTCAAGAACCAGCCCGCCGAAACGGACGACGCGTTCAGCAAGAACGGCAAGCTGATCGAGCTCGCCGGACAGGTCGACGGCCTGGACAACGACTCCTTCAAGAAGTGCGTCGAGGACGGCAGGCACGACAGCTGGGTCGACAAGTCCCACAAGGCGTTCCAGGACGCCAAGCTGCGGGGCACGCCCACGGTGCGGCTCAACGGCAAGGACATCTTCGGGGACCAGAACAACCCGCTGTCGCCCCAGAAGCTGAAGCAGAAGGTCGAAGAGGCGAACCGGAACTGA
- the trpC gene encoding indole-3-glycerol phosphate synthase TrpC encodes MSVLDEIIDGVRADLAERQARVSLDELKERAAKAPAAKDGAAALRGDGVKVICEVKRSSPSKGALAAIADPAGLAADYEAGGAAVISVLTEERRFGGSLADLEAVRAKVDIPVLRKDFIVTSYQLWEARAYGADLALLIVAALEQPALESLIERAESIGLTPIVEVHDEDEAERAVDAGARVIGVNNRDLKTLKVDRSTFERVAPELPDGVVKIAESGVRGPHDLIAFANAGADAVLVGESLVTGRDPKGAVADLVAAGTHPALRHGRS; translated from the coding sequence GTGAGTGTGCTCGACGAGATCATCGACGGAGTCCGTGCCGACCTCGCGGAGCGGCAGGCACGCGTCAGCCTCGACGAGCTCAAGGAGCGTGCGGCCAAGGCTCCCGCGGCCAAGGACGGCGCGGCGGCCCTGCGCGGCGACGGCGTCAAGGTCATCTGCGAGGTGAAGCGCTCCAGCCCCTCCAAGGGCGCGCTCGCCGCGATCGCCGACCCGGCGGGTCTCGCCGCGGACTACGAAGCGGGCGGCGCCGCCGTCATCTCCGTGCTCACCGAGGAGCGCCGCTTCGGAGGTTCGCTCGCCGACCTGGAGGCCGTCCGCGCCAAGGTCGACATCCCGGTGCTGCGCAAGGACTTCATCGTCACCTCGTACCAGCTGTGGGAGGCCAGGGCGTACGGCGCCGACCTCGCCCTGCTGATCGTGGCCGCCCTGGAGCAGCCCGCCCTGGAGTCCCTCATCGAGCGCGCCGAGTCGATCGGCCTCACGCCGATCGTCGAGGTCCACGACGAGGACGAGGCCGAGCGCGCCGTCGACGCGGGCGCCCGGGTCATCGGCGTCAACAACCGCGACCTGAAGACCCTCAAGGTCGACCGCTCCACCTTCGAGCGCGTCGCCCCCGAGCTGCCGGACGGCGTCGTGAAGATCGCCGAGTCCGGTGTGCGCGGCCCGCACGACCTCATCGCGTTCGCCAACGCGGGCGCCGACGCGGTGCTCGTGGGCGAGTCCCTGGTCACCGGCCGCGACCCGAAGGGCGCGGTCGCCGACCTCGTCGCCGCGGGCACGCACCCGGCGCTCCGGCACGGACGGAGCTGA
- a CDS encoding DUF2752 domain-containing protein yields the protein MTAEPEGAAPAALTRLLVPAGLLASVAGAFAYVGAVDPNEPGHYPACPLLRLTGIYCPGCGGLRSAHAFVHGDLTAALGANALAVAGYVLFAAVWTVWVAAAVRGRPLRITLGPVQLWGLGALIAVFTVARNLPFGSWLHP from the coding sequence GTGACCGCCGAACCCGAGGGCGCCGCGCCCGCCGCCCTGACCCGCCTGCTCGTCCCCGCGGGACTGCTCGCCTCGGTCGCCGGAGCCTTCGCCTACGTCGGCGCCGTCGACCCCAACGAACCCGGCCACTACCCCGCCTGCCCGCTGCTGCGCCTCACCGGCATCTACTGCCCCGGCTGCGGCGGTCTGCGCAGCGCGCACGCCTTCGTCCACGGCGACCTCACGGCGGCCCTCGGCGCCAACGCGCTCGCCGTCGCCGGGTACGTCCTCTTCGCCGCCGTGTGGACCGTGTGGGTGGCCGCGGCGGTGCGCGGGCGGCCGTTGCGGATCACGTTGGGGCCGGTGCAGCTGTGGGGTCTGGGCGCCCTCATCGCCGTTTTCACCGTGGCGCGCAATCTGCCGTTCGGGTCATGGCTGCACCCCTGA
- a CDS encoding ArsR/SmtB family transcription factor has protein sequence MENRRRITDLGTLKAFGNPLRMKLYSTLRVGGPATASHLAAQVDEAVSLVSYHLRKLAEHGLIEEADVQSEDARERWWQAAQDTLSFRHEDFKDTPEGAATHAAVIRGLIAHRREQYETYLDQQAAWGAEWRRAADQSDFLARLNPAELTALNAEISALVQTYTERGKAAEAAGDTEGRENVAVHLASFPFRL, from the coding sequence ATGGAGAACCGTCGCCGGATCACGGATCTGGGCACTCTGAAGGCCTTCGGCAACCCCCTGCGCATGAAGCTCTACAGCACGCTGCGCGTGGGCGGCCCCGCGACCGCCTCGCACCTCGCCGCACAGGTCGACGAGGCCGTCTCGCTCGTCAGCTACCACCTGCGCAAGCTCGCCGAGCACGGCCTCATCGAGGAGGCCGACGTCCAGAGCGAGGACGCGCGGGAGCGGTGGTGGCAGGCCGCACAGGACACGCTCAGCTTCCGCCACGAGGACTTCAAGGACACGCCCGAGGGGGCGGCCACCCACGCGGCCGTCATCCGCGGCCTGATCGCGCACCGCAGGGAGCAGTACGAGACGTACCTCGACCAGCAGGCGGCCTGGGGCGCCGAGTGGCGCAGGGCGGCCGACCAGTCCGACTTCCTCGCCCGCCTCAACCCCGCCGAACTGACGGCCCTGAACGCCGAGATCTCCGCCCTCGTGCAGACGTACACGGAACGCGGCAAGGCCGCCGAGGCCGCAGGGGACACCGAGGGCCGCGAGAACGTCGCCGTCCACCTGGCCAGCTTCCCGTTCCGGCTCTGA
- the trpA gene encoding tryptophan synthase subunit alpha: MSGNIQLLNDALAGAKAEGRAALIAYLPAGFPTVDGGIEAVKAVFDGGADVVEVGLPHSDPVLDGPVIQTADDIALRGGLKIRDVMRTVREAHAATGKPVLVMTYWNPIDRYGVERFTAELAEAGGAGCILPDLPVQESALWREHAEKHDLATVFVVAPSSKDERLATITAAGSGFVYAASLMGVTGTRESVGAQAQDLVVRTKATTELPVCVGLGVSNARQAVEVAGFADGVIVGSAFVQRMLDAPDEAAGLAAVRALAGELADGVRGKA, translated from the coding sequence GTGAGCGGCAACATCCAGCTGTTGAACGACGCCCTGGCCGGCGCCAAGGCCGAGGGCCGCGCCGCCCTCATCGCCTACCTGCCCGCGGGCTTCCCCACCGTCGACGGCGGCATCGAGGCCGTCAAGGCGGTCTTCGACGGCGGCGCCGACGTGGTCGAGGTCGGCCTGCCGCACTCCGACCCGGTGCTCGACGGGCCGGTCATCCAGACCGCCGACGACATCGCGCTGCGCGGCGGCCTCAAGATCCGCGACGTCATGCGCACCGTCCGCGAGGCCCACGCGGCGACCGGCAAGCCGGTGCTCGTCATGACGTACTGGAACCCGATCGACCGCTACGGAGTGGAGCGCTTCACCGCCGAGCTCGCCGAGGCGGGCGGCGCGGGCTGCATCCTGCCGGACCTGCCCGTCCAGGAGTCCGCGCTGTGGCGGGAGCACGCCGAGAAGCACGACCTGGCGACGGTCTTCGTCGTCGCGCCGAGCAGCAAGGACGAGCGGCTCGCCACGATCACCGCGGCGGGCTCCGGCTTCGTCTACGCGGCGTCCCTGATGGGCGTCACCGGAACCCGTGAGTCGGTGGGCGCCCAGGCGCAGGACCTGGTGGTGCGCACCAAGGCCACCACCGAACTGCCGGTCTGCGTCGGCCTCGGCGTCTCCAACGCACGCCAGGCCGTCGAGGTCGCGGGCTTCGCCGACGGCGTGATCGTCGGCTCCGCGTTCGTCCAGCGGATGCTCGACGCGCCGGACGAGGCCGCCGGCCTCGCCGCCGTGCGCGCGCTCGCCGGTGAACTCGCGGACGGGGTCCGCGGGAAGGCGTAA
- the hisF gene encoding imidazole glycerol phosphate synthase subunit HisF — protein sequence MTLAVRVIPCLDVDNGRVVKGVNFQNLRDAGDPVEMAKVYDAEGADELTFLDITASSGNRETTYDVVRRTAEQVFIPLTVGGGVRTAEDVDKLLRAGADKVGVNTAAIARPELIREIAERFGRQVLVLSVDARRTPSGSFEVTTHGGRKSAGIDAVEWAHRAAELGAGEILLNSMDADGTKDGYDIEMISAVRKHVTVPVIASGGAGRLEHFPPAVAAGADAVLAASVFHFGDLRIGEVKETLRGAGHPVR from the coding sequence ATGACGCTCGCGGTACGCGTGATCCCCTGCCTCGACGTGGACAACGGCCGCGTCGTCAAGGGCGTCAACTTCCAGAACCTGCGCGACGCGGGCGACCCCGTCGAGATGGCCAAGGTGTACGACGCCGAGGGCGCCGACGAGCTCACCTTCCTGGACATCACCGCGTCGTCCGGCAACCGCGAGACGACGTACGACGTGGTCCGCCGCACCGCCGAGCAGGTCTTCATCCCGCTCACGGTGGGCGGCGGCGTCCGCACGGCCGAGGACGTCGACAAGCTGCTGCGCGCGGGTGCGGACAAGGTCGGCGTCAACACGGCGGCGATCGCGCGCCCCGAGCTGATCCGCGAGATCGCGGAGCGGTTCGGCCGCCAGGTGCTCGTGCTCTCCGTGGACGCGCGGCGCACGCCGTCCGGGTCCTTCGAGGTCACCACCCACGGCGGGCGCAAGTCCGCGGGGATCGACGCGGTCGAGTGGGCGCACCGGGCCGCGGAGCTCGGCGCGGGGGAGATCCTGCTCAACTCGATGGACGCGGACGGCACGAAGGACGGCTACGACATCGAGATGATCTCGGCGGTACGCAAGCACGTGACCGTGCCCGTGATCGCCTCCGGTGGCGCGGGCCGCCTGGAGCACTTCCCGCCGGCCGTCGCGGCGGGCGCGGACGCGGTGCTCGCGGCGTCGGTCTTCCACTTCGGCGATCTGCGGATCGGCGAGGTCAAGGAGACGCTGCGGGGGGCGGGCCACCCGGTCCGCTAG
- the trpB gene encoding tryptophan synthase subunit beta — protein sequence MSSEYFIPDPEGHIPSAEGYFGAFGGKFIPEALVAAVDEVAVEYDKAKSDPAFAAELDDLLVHYTGRPSSLTEVPRFATHAGGARVFLKREDLNHTGSHKINNVLGQALLTRRMGKTRVIAETGAGQHGVATATACALFGLECTIYMGEIDTERQALNVARMRMLGAEVVAVKSGSRTLKDAINEAFRDWVANVDRTHYLFGTVAGPHPFPAMVRDFHRVIGVEARRQILERAGRLPDAAVACVGGGSNAIGLFHAFIPDSGVRLIGCEPAGHGVETGEHAATLTAGEPGILHGSRSYVLQDEEGQITEPYSISAGLDYPGIGPEHAYLKDSGRGEYRAVTDDAAMQALRLLSRTEGIIPAIESAHALAGALEVGRELGEDGLIVVNLSGRGDKDMDTAARYFGLYDTDAVVEADEPGTGAEIQGDAK from the coding sequence ATGTCCAGCGAGTACTTCATCCCCGACCCGGAGGGTCACATCCCCAGCGCCGAAGGGTACTTCGGCGCGTTCGGCGGCAAGTTCATCCCGGAGGCCCTCGTCGCCGCCGTGGACGAGGTCGCCGTCGAGTACGACAAGGCCAAGAGCGACCCCGCCTTCGCCGCCGAGCTCGACGACCTGCTCGTCCATTACACCGGCAGGCCCAGCAGCCTCACCGAGGTACCCCGGTTCGCGACGCACGCCGGCGGCGCCCGCGTCTTCCTCAAGCGCGAGGACCTGAACCACACCGGCTCGCACAAGATCAACAACGTGCTCGGCCAGGCCCTGCTCACCAGGCGCATGGGCAAGACCCGCGTCATCGCCGAGACCGGCGCGGGCCAGCACGGCGTCGCCACGGCCACCGCCTGCGCGCTCTTCGGGCTCGAATGCACCATCTACATGGGCGAGATCGACACCGAGCGCCAGGCCCTGAACGTGGCCCGCATGCGCATGCTCGGCGCCGAGGTCGTCGCCGTGAAGTCCGGCAGCCGCACCCTCAAGGACGCCATCAACGAGGCGTTCCGCGACTGGGTCGCCAACGTGGACCGCACCCACTACCTCTTCGGGACCGTGGCGGGACCGCACCCCTTCCCCGCCATGGTGCGCGACTTCCACCGCGTCATCGGCGTCGAGGCCAGGCGGCAGATCCTGGAGCGCGCCGGACGCCTGCCCGACGCCGCCGTCGCCTGCGTGGGCGGCGGCTCCAACGCCATCGGCCTCTTCCACGCCTTCATCCCGGACAGCGGCGTACGCCTCATCGGCTGCGAGCCCGCAGGGCACGGCGTCGAGACGGGCGAGCACGCGGCCACACTGACCGCGGGCGAGCCGGGCATCCTGCACGGCTCCCGTTCGTACGTGCTCCAGGACGAGGAGGGCCAGATCACCGAGCCCTACTCGATCTCGGCCGGACTCGACTACCCCGGCATCGGCCCCGAGCACGCCTACCTCAAGGACAGCGGCCGCGGCGAGTACCGGGCGGTCACGGACGACGCCGCCATGCAGGCCCTGCGGCTGCTCTCGCGCACCGAGGGCATCATCCCGGCGATCGAGAGCGCGCACGCGCTCGCGGGCGCCCTGGAGGTGGGCCGGGAACTCGGCGAGGACGGCCTGATCGTCGTCAACCTGTCGGGGCGGGGCGACAAGGACATGGACACGGCCGCGCGCTACTTCGGCCTGTACGACACGGACGCCGTCGTCGAGGCGGACGAGCCCGGCACCGGTGCGGAGATCCAGGGGGACGCCAAGTGA
- a CDS encoding anthranilate synthase component I has protein sequence MDLETFRKLASDRRVIPVSRKLLADGDTPVGLYRKLAAERPGTFLLESAENGRSWSRYSFVGVRSAAALTVRDGEAHWLGTPPVGVPTTGDPLAALRATIGILHTPRDVVSAHGLPPFTGGMVGYLGYDIVRRLEKIGPGERDDLRLPELTMLLTSDLAVLDHWDGSVLLIANAINHNDLETGVDDAYADAVARLDAMEADLSRPVSQPPAALPPSELPEYTALWGGAQYQEAVEDIKERIRAGEAFQVVPSQRFETPCTASALDVYRVLRATNPSPYMYLFRFDGFDVVGSSPEALVKVEDGRAMVHPIAGTRHRGATPQEDQALADELLADPKERAEHLMLVDLGRNDLGRVCEPGSVEVVDFMSIEKYSHVMHIVSTVTGQVAQGRIAFDVLTACFPAGTLSGAPKPRAMQIIDELEPSRRGLYGGCVGYLDFAGDSDTAIAIRTALLRDGTAYVQAGAGVVADSDPVAEDTECRNKAAAVLRAIHTANRLHDRSSGEG, from the coding sequence ATGGACCTCGAGACCTTCCGCAAGCTGGCGTCCGACCGCCGCGTCATCCCCGTCAGCCGCAAACTCCTCGCGGACGGCGACACCCCCGTCGGCCTCTACCGCAAACTCGCCGCCGAACGCCCCGGCACGTTCCTCCTGGAATCCGCGGAGAACGGGCGCTCGTGGTCTCGCTACTCCTTCGTCGGCGTCCGCAGCGCCGCCGCCCTCACCGTCCGCGACGGCGAGGCCCACTGGCTCGGCACCCCGCCCGTCGGCGTGCCCACCACCGGCGACCCGCTCGCAGCGCTGCGCGCCACCATCGGGATACTGCACACCCCCCGCGACGTCGTCAGCGCCCACGGCCTGCCGCCCTTCACCGGCGGCATGGTCGGCTACCTCGGCTACGACATCGTGCGCCGCCTGGAGAAGATCGGCCCGGGGGAGCGGGACGACCTGCGGCTCCCCGAGCTGACCATGCTCCTCACCAGCGACCTCGCCGTCCTCGACCACTGGGACGGCTCGGTGCTCCTGATCGCCAACGCGATCAACCACAACGACCTGGAGACGGGCGTCGACGACGCGTACGCCGACGCGGTCGCCCGGCTCGACGCCATGGAGGCCGACCTCTCCCGGCCCGTCTCCCAGCCCCCCGCCGCCCTGCCGCCCTCCGAGCTCCCCGAGTACACCGCCCTGTGGGGCGGCGCGCAGTACCAGGAGGCCGTCGAGGACATCAAGGAGCGCATCCGGGCCGGCGAGGCCTTCCAGGTCGTGCCCTCGCAGCGCTTCGAGACCCCCTGCACGGCGAGCGCGCTGGACGTCTACCGCGTCCTGCGCGCCACCAACCCGTCGCCGTACATGTACCTCTTCCGCTTCGACGGGTTCGACGTCGTGGGCTCCTCGCCCGAGGCCCTCGTCAAGGTCGAGGACGGCCGCGCCATGGTCCACCCCATCGCGGGCACCCGGCACCGCGGCGCCACCCCGCAGGAGGACCAGGCCCTCGCCGACGAACTGCTCGCCGACCCCAAGGAGCGCGCCGAGCACCTGATGCTCGTCGACCTCGGCCGCAACGACCTGGGCCGGGTCTGCGAGCCGGGCTCCGTCGAGGTCGTCGACTTCATGTCGATCGAGAAGTACTCCCACGTCATGCACATCGTGTCGACGGTCACCGGCCAGGTCGCCCAGGGCCGCATCGCCTTCGACGTGCTCACCGCCTGCTTCCCCGCGGGCACCCTCTCCGGCGCGCCCAAGCCCCGCGCCATGCAGATCATCGACGAGCTGGAGCCGTCCCGCCGGGGGCTCTACGGCGGCTGCGTCGGCTACCTCGACTTCGCGGGCGACTCCGACACCGCCATCGCCATCCGCACCGCCCTGCTCCGCGACGGCACGGCATACGTGCAGGCCGGAGCCGGAGTCGTCGCCGACTCCGACCCCGTCGCCGAGGACACCGAGTGCCGCAACAAGGCCGCCGCGGTGCTCCGCGCCATCCACACGGCGAACCGATTGCACGACCGTTCGAGCGGTGAGGGATAG
- a CDS encoding TIGR02234 family membrane protein, with translation MTSAVPPPRTEDTSESPAQRSSRRSIAAALLLGAVGAALALLASRQAWAHGTASVAGGELPLTATGSDVTGVPAALAIVGLAALVAVFAVRRAGRFLVSLLLTSSGAGIVAAALLGAEDSDALDEKAATASGDAATTIGDLSHTGWPYAAAAAGALIFLAGLLALTYGRSWPAMSGRYERDGTPSPRKARRAPDPERPEELWKALDRGEDPTHGT, from the coding sequence GTGACTTCTGCCGTACCTCCGCCCCGTACCGAGGACACGTCCGAGAGCCCGGCCCAGCGCAGCAGCAGACGCAGCATCGCCGCCGCGCTGCTGCTGGGCGCCGTCGGCGCGGCCCTCGCGCTGCTCGCGTCCCGCCAGGCCTGGGCCCACGGCACCGCGTCGGTGGCCGGCGGCGAGCTGCCGCTGACCGCCACGGGCAGCGACGTCACGGGCGTGCCCGCGGCCCTCGCGATAGTGGGCCTCGCCGCCCTCGTCGCGGTCTTCGCGGTCCGCCGCGCCGGCCGCTTCCTCGTCTCCCTGCTGCTCACCTCGAGCGGCGCCGGCATCGTGGCCGCGGCCCTCCTCGGCGCCGAGGACAGCGACGCGCTCGACGAGAAGGCCGCCACCGCCTCCGGCGACGCCGCCACCACCATCGGCGACCTGTCGCACACCGGCTGGCCCTACGCCGCGGCCGCCGCCGGCGCGCTGATATTCCTCGCCGGCCTCCTCGCCCTCACCTACGGCCGCTCGTGGCCCGCCATGTCGGGGCGCTACGAACGCGACGGCACGCCGAGCCCCCGCAAGGCACGCCGCGCCCCGGACCCGGAACGGCCCGAGGAGCTGTGGAAGGCCCTCGACCGCGGCGAGGACCCGACGCACGGAACATGA